One genomic segment of Rutidosis leptorrhynchoides isolate AG116_Rl617_1_P2 unplaced genomic scaffold, CSIRO_AGI_Rlap_v1 contig298, whole genome shotgun sequence includes these proteins:
- the LOC139882666 gene encoding uncharacterized protein codes for MKGFKDGCRPYIGPNGCHIHGLYGGILLVTVGIDANNDLFPLVVAVVEVECTDSWTWFLKNLEACIGQNKSRGNWTFMSDQQKGLGLALDKVFPYAFHRFCERHMYANFRSDYHGMLLRLDFWIAARAFNLHDWNTAMEEMSKHKDEAVRIMARKDKETWARHSFNPFAKCENITNNDVESFNSWVRDLRDLHLDPSLEIMHPPLMKRLSGRPRRN; via the exons ATGAAAGGGTTCAAGGATGGATGTCGACCATATATAGGACCTAATGGGTGCCATATACATGGCCTATATGGGGGTATCCTACTAGTTACAGTTGGCATTGATGCAAACAACGATCTGTTTCCATTAGTAGTGGCAGTTGTGGAAGTGGAGTGCACAGATTCGTGGACCTGGTTCTTAAAAAATTTAGAAGCTTGTATTGGGCAAAACAAATCAAGAGGAAACTGGACATTTATGTCGGACCAACAAAAG GGGTTGGGTCTGGCATTAGACAAAGTATTTCCCTATGCCTTTCATAGATTTTGTGAACGACACATGTATGCAAACTTCAGAAGTGATTATCATGGCATGCTACTTCGGCTTGACTTTTGGATCGCTGCACGTGCATTTAATCTACATGATTGGAACACGGCAATGGAAGAGATGTCAAAACACAAGGATGAAGCGGTCAGGATAATGGCCCGAAAAGACAAAGAGACTTGGGCAAGACATAGTTTTAACCCATTTGCCAAGTGTGAAAATATCACAAACAATGATGTTGAGTCTTTTAATAGTTGGGTAAGAGATCTTAGAG ATTTGCATCTCGATCCATCTCTTGAAATTATGCATCCGCCACTTATGAAGCGGTTATCTGGGAGACCAAGGAGGAATTGA